The Acidimicrobiia bacterium genome contains a region encoding:
- the argF gene encoding ornithine carbamoyltransferase produces MDFVKVGDLGADGIRHLVDLAAEVKRDRDRVAGSRRGLRVGLFFEKPSTRTRVSCEVATTDLGGVPIVLKQDEVGLGAREAVEDVARVLDRYLDVLAFRVFDHRNLDTIAAHAAAPVINLLSDLEHPCQALADMQTIAENRPIQGSTIAYVGDGNNVCTSLMIAGVALGARVRVASPSGYEPPAWSVDEARVIAADGGQVEVMADPAEAVRGADAVYTDVWTSMGQEAEAAERRSLFTPYRVDQALFGLAAPTAIFLHCLPAHREEEVTDAVVDHERSRVFDQAENRLHAFKALLLHLTG; encoded by the coding sequence GTGGACTTCGTAAAGGTCGGCGACCTCGGCGCCGACGGCATACGGCACCTCGTCGATCTCGCCGCCGAGGTGAAGCGCGACCGTGATCGCGTCGCCGGCAGCCGCCGTGGCCTTCGGGTCGGCCTGTTCTTCGAGAAGCCGTCGACGCGAACGAGGGTGTCGTGCGAGGTGGCGACCACGGATCTCGGGGGCGTGCCGATCGTGCTCAAGCAGGACGAGGTCGGACTCGGTGCCCGGGAGGCCGTGGAGGACGTGGCCCGGGTCCTCGACCGGTATCTCGACGTCCTCGCCTTCCGGGTGTTCGATCACCGCAACCTCGACACGATCGCCGCCCACGCTGCGGCCCCGGTGATCAACCTGCTCTCCGATCTGGAGCACCCGTGTCAGGCCCTCGCCGACATGCAGACCATCGCCGAAAACCGACCGATCCAAGGGTCGACGATCGCCTATGTCGGCGACGGCAACAACGTGTGTACCTCGCTCATGATCGCCGGAGTGGCGCTCGGCGCCAGGGTGCGGGTGGCGTCGCCCTCGGGTTACGAGCCGCCGGCGTGGTCGGTGGACGAGGCGAGGGTCATTGCCGCCGATGGGGGGCAGGTGGAAGTGATGGCGGATCCCGCGGAGGCCGTGCGCGGCGCCGACGCGGTGTACACCGATGTGTGGACGTCAATGGGCCAGGAAGCCGAGGCCGCCGAGCGTCGCTCGCTGTTCACCCCCTACCGGGTCGACCAGGCGTTGTTCGGGCTGGCGGCGCCGACGGCGATCTTCCTGCATTGCCTGCCGGCGCACCGGGAGGAAGAGGTCACCGACGCCGTGGTCGACCACGAGCGCAGCCGTGTCTTCGACCAGGCAGAGAACCGTCTCCACGCCTTCAAGGCGCTGCTCCTCCATCTGACGGGGTGA
- the tyrS gene encoding tyrosine--tRNA ligase, protein MANPLDTLIERGFVQDVSDRDALRDLLDEGPTTFYYGCDPTASALHIGNLVGLMAMAWLQRSGHRAIALAGGGTGRIGDPSFRDDERQLLPEETIAHNLDRIREQMGRLIDIEDPSHGILVDNHDWLGALGLLDFLRDVGKHFSVNQMIARESVRRRLEEREQGVSFTEFSYQLLQAYDFAHLHAAEGCMLQIGGSDQWGNITAGIELTRRLHGARVHGFTWPLIERSDGKKISKSTNTDAPVLAADETSQYAFYQWFFNVPDADVDRFLRLFTFLPLDEIAGLVAAGETDPSARTPQRTLAEEITRIVHGEDGLAAARNATEILFGSEPFIGLDERTINDAFAAAPSVTLDRGLLGSIGLLELMVQAGAAASNGEARRLVTQGAVRINNAPVEEPTTTITEAHLIGSDAVVIRTGKKTYHLARFR, encoded by the coding sequence GTGGCGAACCCACTCGACACCCTCATCGAACGCGGCTTCGTCCAGGACGTCAGCGACCGCGATGCCCTGCGCGACCTGCTCGACGAGGGCCCCACGACCTTCTACTACGGCTGCGATCCCACGGCGAGCGCACTCCACATCGGGAACCTGGTCGGCCTCATGGCCATGGCGTGGCTGCAGCGGTCCGGACATCGGGCCATCGCCCTCGCCGGTGGAGGGACCGGCCGCATCGGTGATCCGTCGTTCCGCGACGACGAGCGCCAACTGCTCCCCGAGGAGACCATTGCCCACAACCTCGATCGGATCCGGGAGCAGATGGGACGGCTCATCGACATCGAAGACCCGAGCCACGGGATCCTCGTCGACAACCACGACTGGCTCGGCGCACTGGGCCTTCTCGACTTCCTGCGCGACGTGGGCAAGCACTTCTCGGTCAACCAGATGATCGCTCGCGAATCGGTGCGTCGGCGCCTGGAGGAGAGGGAGCAGGGCGTCTCCTTCACCGAGTTCTCGTATCAGCTCCTCCAGGCCTACGACTTCGCCCACCTGCACGCCGCAGAGGGATGCATGCTCCAGATCGGCGGGTCCGATCAGTGGGGGAACATCACCGCCGGCATCGAGTTGACCCGGCGCCTCCACGGCGCGCGGGTTCACGGATTCACCTGGCCGCTCATCGAGCGGTCCGACGGCAAGAAGATCTCCAAGTCGACCAACACCGATGCCCCCGTGCTCGCCGCCGACGAGACGAGCCAATACGCCTTCTACCAGTGGTTCTTCAACGTTCCCGACGCCGACGTCGACCGCTTCCTTCGCCTCTTCACCTTCCTACCCCTGGACGAGATCGCCGGCCTGGTGGCCGCCGGTGAGACCGACCCGTCGGCGAGGACGCCGCAGCGGACCCTCGCCGAGGAGATCACCCGCATCGTCCATGGCGAGGACGGCCTGGCGGCGGCCCGGAACGCCACTGAGATCCTGTTTGGCTCGGAGCCGTTCATCGGACTCGACGAACGGACCATCAACGATGCGTTTGCCGCCGCCCCGTCGGTGACCCTCGACCGCGGCCTCCTCGGCTCGATCGGACTCCTGGAGCTCATGGTGCAGGCCGGAGCGGCCGCTTCCAACGGCGAGGCCCGACGCCTGGTGACTCAGGGCGCCGTTCGGATCAACAACGCCCCGGTGGAGGAGCCCACCACCACCATCACGGAGGCGCACCTGATCGGATCAGACGCCGTCGTCATCCGAACGGGTAAGAAGACCTATCACCTCGCTAGGTTCCGTTGA
- a CDS encoding YibE/F family protein has product MSTDPSSAGSGHADLDRFLEPESRAVLRALPIVIVGFLAAATALGALLLRPTGEIRPDLSVIGVNATVYEAVAETVDIEPCEGVAPEQALQCATIAFRLTQGPDKGQVFPLTFVVAETAPDFVPGDRVVLEYQAGAEPEFRYTYADRQRRPVLLWVALAFAAVVILLGRLRGLAALGGLIATVFVLLQFVIPAILDARPPVLVAVVGASLIAYVALYSAHGFNRMTTVALLGTLVALGLTAMLSWFVVEAARFTGLITDEAFILTIAGIDPAGLILAGIVLGAIGAIDDVTVTQASAVWELHRVRPDLGRVALTRHGLKVGRDHVASTVNTLLLAYAGAAMPLMIFFVLAEQSLGTVLNSEIVAVEAVRTLVGSIGLVASVPITTWLAAVFASEDFGPRSHSHAIG; this is encoded by the coding sequence GTGAGTACCGATCCGTCCTCTGCGGGCTCGGGTCACGCCGACCTCGACCGGTTCCTCGAGCCGGAGAGCAGAGCCGTGTTGCGGGCCCTGCCGATCGTCATCGTCGGCTTCCTCGCTGCGGCCACGGCACTCGGCGCCCTCCTCCTCCGCCCGACGGGGGAGATCCGGCCCGACCTCTCGGTGATCGGGGTCAACGCCACCGTATATGAGGCCGTGGCGGAAACCGTCGACATCGAGCCCTGCGAGGGCGTGGCCCCCGAGCAGGCCCTCCAGTGCGCCACCATCGCCTTCCGCCTCACCCAGGGGCCGGACAAAGGCCAGGTGTTCCCGCTGACGTTCGTCGTCGCCGAGACCGCCCCGGACTTCGTCCCCGGCGACCGGGTCGTGCTCGAGTACCAGGCCGGAGCAGAGCCGGAGTTCCGCTACACCTACGCCGACAGACAGCGGCGCCCGGTGCTCCTGTGGGTGGCCCTGGCGTTCGCCGCCGTGGTGATCCTCCTCGGACGGTTGCGGGGCCTCGCCGCCCTCGGTGGGCTGATCGCCACGGTTTTCGTCCTCCTGCAGTTCGTGATCCCGGCCATCCTCGATGCGCGGCCGCCCGTGCTGGTTGCGGTGGTGGGGGCATCACTCATCGCCTACGTGGCGCTGTACAGCGCCCACGGGTTCAACCGTATGACCACGGTGGCACTCCTGGGCACGCTCGTCGCTTTGGGTCTCACGGCCATGCTGTCGTGGTTCGTGGTCGAGGCCGCCCGTTTCACCGGGCTGATCACCGACGAGGCCTTCATCCTCACGATCGCTGGCATCGATCCCGCCGGTCTCATCCTCGCCGGCATCGTGCTTGGTGCGATCGGGGCGATTGACGACGTCACCGTCACCCAGGCGTCGGCCGTGTGGGAGCTCCACCGGGTGCGTCCCGACCTGGGCCGGGTCGCCCTGACGCGGCATGGCCTCAAGGTGGGGCGCGACCACGTGGCTTCGACGGTCAACACCCTGCTGCTCGCATATGCCGGGGCGGCGATGCCGTTGATGATCTTCTTCGTGCTGGCGGAGCAGTCGCTGGGCACCGTGCTCAACAGCGAGATCGTGGCGGTCGAGGCAGTTCGGACCCTCGTCGGGAGCATCGGCCTGGTCGCCTCAGTGCCGATCACGACCTGGCTTGCCGCGGTCTTCGCCAGTGAGGACTTCGGCCCCCGCTCCCACTCTCACGCGATCGGTTGA
- a CDS encoding single-stranded DNA-binding protein yields MDLNLMVVSGRLAAPPEIRQFESGAKLARYLVTVRSEEPHRRVDVLPITLWDPADELIDADPQPGTRVWAAGSVQRRFWSGSDGRRSRIELVADQVCVREEAADDSVEPEPLGVDA; encoded by the coding sequence ATGGATCTGAACCTCATGGTGGTGTCCGGTCGCCTCGCCGCCCCGCCCGAGATACGCCAGTTCGAGAGTGGTGCGAAGCTCGCTCGCTACCTGGTGACGGTTCGTTCAGAGGAGCCGCATCGGCGTGTCGACGTCCTCCCCATCACCTTGTGGGATCCGGCCGACGAGCTGATCGATGCCGATCCCCAGCCCGGAACGCGGGTATGGGCCGCAGGGTCTGTGCAGCGGCGCTTCTGGAGCGGATCGGATGGTCGACGCAGCCGCATCGAGCTCGTCGCAGACCAGGTATGCGTGCGGGAGGAAGCCGCCGATGACAGCGTCGAGCCGGAACCGTTGGGTGTCGACGCCTGA
- a CDS encoding DUF2277 domain-containing protein, with amino-acid sequence MCRSIVQLRGEERPEDVALEAAARQFVRKISGFREPSKANGEVFEQAIAEIAASSRHLLDHLVVRAHG; translated from the coding sequence GTGTGCCGGAGCATCGTTCAGTTGAGAGGGGAGGAGCGGCCCGAGGACGTCGCCTTGGAGGCGGCGGCGCGTCAGTTCGTCCGCAAGATTTCCGGCTTTCGGGAGCCCTCGAAGGCCAACGGTGAGGTGTTCGAGCAGGCGATCGCCGAGATCGCCGCCTCGAGCAGGCACCTGCTCGACCACCTGGTCGTGCGGGCTCACGGGTGA
- a CDS encoding DUF2087 domain-containing protein — protein MLDVSGFLRLCVDPVRLSILGAAAVSTVDAARIAEARGIVPRKVEHEIGRLTEAGLLVDGRLVEDALRTLAQSLPQDEGIDPSMMDGPWSGEESRVLTVFFSGRRLREIPSQHAKRLVVLERLAQEFEPGVRYDEREVNFMLQMYHPNHAALRRYLVDEGFLTRADGVYWRTGGRM, from the coding sequence ATGCTCGACGTTTCCGGTTTCCTGCGTCTGTGCGTAGATCCGGTGCGTCTCTCCATCCTCGGCGCCGCAGCCGTGAGCACCGTCGACGCTGCACGGATTGCCGAGGCGCGGGGGATCGTGCCGCGGAAGGTGGAGCACGAGATCGGGCGGCTCACCGAGGCTGGCCTGCTCGTCGACGGCCGGTTGGTCGAGGATGCTCTCCGCACGCTCGCTCAGAGTCTGCCGCAGGACGAGGGCATCGACCCATCGATGATGGACGGGCCGTGGTCCGGAGAGGAGAGCCGCGTCCTGACCGTCTTCTTCTCGGGCAGACGTCTTCGCGAGATCCCGTCGCAGCACGCCAAACGCCTGGTCGTCCTCGAGCGGCTGGCGCAGGAGTTTGAGCCCGGTGTGCGCTATGACGAGCGCGAGGTCAATTTCATGCTGCAGATGTACCACCCGAATCACGCCGCCTTGAGGCGCTACCTGGTGGACGAAGGATTCCTGACCCGAGCCGACGGGGTGTACTGGCGGACCGGCGGCAGGATGTAG
- the pheT gene encoding phenylalanine--tRNA ligase subunit beta, translated as MRASLSWLREFVDLPEHPAEVAAALDSIGVEVEEIDHLELPFRGVVVARVTAIEPHPDADRIRVVTIDVGGREVTLICGAWNFDVGATVAYSPPGAILAGGFEVGEKEIRGVPSPGMICSERELGIGDDADGILVLDESEAPIGADLASIVPLPDVVFDVAITSNRPDLMSTYGLARDLAAHFGVAASTPEMPVVPSAGAASVDVRVDDADGCPRFTAREITGVRVGPAPLWMRLRLRSLGVRPISNVVDITNYVMLEVGQPLHAFDRDRLAETRIVVRRAADGEVLRTLDGEERTLRADDLVIADASVALGLAGIMGGEDSEVTEGTTSLVLEAAHFDHARVLFTGKHHAIRTEALARFERGVDPELPPLASARATALILEHAGGEVAGDLIDVVAERTVTPPVTLASTEVERLLGVTVSPDEIERILTALGFGVEGSDPFTVTVPSYRPDVARPADLVEEVARIHGFDHIPARLPRGPGAGLPPAERLRRQVRQVLVGAGYYEVLSLDFVDDDAIEAIGFPDDDRRAQPIRVRNPLSEEHAYLRTTLLPGLLGGLGTNQARGQRTASLFEVGSVFVRGVGELPDQPHMVGFAAMGGRDATDAAGLVDRLLAEAAVRADIVAARVPGLHPGRAAEVRVDGRTVGYFGEVHPSVALRWDLADRVVAGEIELLALLGETAPFVPPSPMPPVVFDLAFDLPEDAPAARLLDEVRSSAGPLIERVVVFDVFSGPPLAEGRKSIGLRLTARDMERTLTDDELAPVRGTIASAVAASLDGRLRGG; from the coding sequence ATGAGGGCCTCGCTGAGCTGGCTGCGCGAGTTCGTCGATCTCCCCGAGCACCCGGCCGAGGTGGCAGCGGCACTCGACTCCATCGGTGTGGAAGTGGAGGAGATCGACCACCTCGAGTTGCCGTTCCGCGGCGTGGTGGTGGCCAGGGTGACGGCGATCGAGCCGCATCCCGATGCCGACCGCATCAGGGTGGTCACCATCGACGTCGGTGGTCGCGAGGTCACGCTCATCTGCGGGGCCTGGAACTTCGATGTGGGGGCGACGGTGGCGTACTCGCCGCCGGGCGCGATTCTGGCGGGTGGCTTCGAGGTGGGGGAGAAGGAGATCCGGGGCGTGCCGTCTCCCGGCATGATCTGTTCGGAGCGTGAACTCGGTATCGGCGACGATGCCGACGGCATCCTCGTCCTTGACGAAAGCGAGGCGCCCATCGGAGCCGACCTGGCGAGCATCGTCCCACTGCCGGATGTCGTGTTCGACGTCGCGATCACCTCCAACCGTCCCGACCTGATGTCCACCTACGGTCTGGCCCGTGATCTTGCCGCCCATTTCGGCGTTGCAGCCAGCACCCCGGAGATGCCGGTCGTGCCATCGGCGGGTGCGGCTTCGGTGGACGTACGCGTCGACGATGCCGATGGCTGTCCACGCTTCACGGCCCGGGAGATCACCGGCGTCCGCGTCGGGCCGGCTCCGCTGTGGATGCGGCTTCGGCTGCGAAGCCTCGGCGTACGGCCGATCTCCAACGTCGTCGACATCACCAACTACGTGATGCTCGAGGTGGGGCAACCCCTTCATGCGTTCGATCGCGACCGCCTGGCGGAGACCCGCATCGTGGTGCGGCGCGCCGCCGACGGGGAGGTGCTGCGCACCCTGGACGGCGAGGAGCGGACGCTGCGAGCCGACGACCTGGTGATCGCCGACGCTTCGGTGGCGTTGGGTCTCGCCGGGATCATGGGAGGTGAGGACTCCGAGGTGACGGAGGGCACGACCTCCCTGGTCCTCGAGGCCGCCCACTTCGACCACGCCCGGGTCCTGTTCACCGGGAAGCATCACGCCATCCGCACCGAGGCGCTCGCCAGGTTCGAGCGCGGGGTCGATCCCGAGCTCCCGCCGCTCGCTTCGGCCCGTGCCACCGCCTTGATCCTGGAGCATGCCGGGGGCGAGGTGGCCGGCGACCTCATCGACGTTGTCGCAGAACGCACTGTGACACCACCGGTCACCCTGGCATCGACCGAGGTGGAACGGCTGCTGGGGGTGACGGTCTCTCCGGATGAGATCGAGCGGATCCTCACCGCGCTCGGGTTCGGCGTCGAAGGGTCCGATCCGTTCACGGTGACCGTCCCGTCGTATCGGCCCGATGTCGCCCGGCCGGCCGATCTGGTCGAGGAGGTGGCCCGGATCCACGGTTTCGATCACATCCCGGCACGGCTCCCGCGCGGTCCGGGAGCCGGCCTGCCGCCCGCGGAGCGCCTCCGCAGGCAGGTGCGTCAGGTGCTGGTCGGCGCCGGTTACTACGAGGTGCTTTCTCTCGACTTCGTCGACGACGATGCGATCGAAGCCATCGGATTCCCGGACGATGATCGACGGGCTCAGCCGATCCGGGTCCGTAACCCTTTGTCCGAGGAGCACGCCTACCTGCGCACGACCCTGTTGCCGGGTCTCCTCGGTGGGCTAGGTACCAATCAGGCGCGCGGTCAACGGACGGCCTCGCTGTTCGAAGTGGGCAGTGTCTTTGTTCGCGGCGTTGGCGAGCTCCCCGACCAGCCCCACATGGTGGGGTTCGCCGCGATGGGTGGGCGTGATGCCACCGACGCAGCCGGCCTGGTCGATCGACTGCTGGCAGAGGCCGCGGTGCGCGCCGACATCGTCGCCGCTCGGGTGCCCGGCTTGCACCCGGGCCGCGCCGCCGAAGTCCGGGTGGACGGACGCACCGTTGGCTACTTCGGCGAGGTGCACCCGTCGGTGGCTTTGCGATGGGACCTGGCGGACCGGGTGGTCGCCGGCGAGATCGAGTTGCTGGCGCTGCTCGGCGAGACGGCACCGTTCGTGCCCCCCAGCCCGATGCCGCCGGTCGTCTTCGACCTCGCCTTCGATTTGCCCGAGGACGCGCCCGCTGCCCGGCTCCTCGACGAGGTGAGGTCGTCGGCCGGGCCTCTGATAGAGCGGGTCGTGGTCTTCGACGTGTTCTCCGGCCCGCCGCTTGCAGAGGGGCGCAAGAGCATCGGTCTGCGCCTCACCGCTCGCGACATGGAGCGGACGCTCACCGATGACGAACTGGCTCCGGTGCGCGGGACCATTGCGTCGGCGGTAGCGGCATCACTGGACGGACGACTCAGGGGAGGGTGA
- a CDS encoding septum formation family protein, protein MALVVVACGPPGPTRDANGAIIEAAGMPSGDLRKGDCFSVPGGLSGGEIERVDGVPCADDHDFRVVGVVEVTGDGHPGQSALDGLALDACPAAFESRVGAPFHDSEVAMIWLTPTGDSWRAGARTIQCIVSDLATPTRDDTGAIVAAGESTVFGLRQGDCYDDPTTADGLTITAVPCAEPHDNEMFHRFTLPAGPFPGDDAQTDIDASCLEAFEDFTGAPHRATPLEFFTDWPTEQLWEMGDRDIHCVLFASNGSKLTGSMAGSGA, encoded by the coding sequence GTGGCCCTGGTCGTCGTCGCCTGTGGCCCGCCGGGCCCGACGCGTGATGCCAACGGCGCCATCATCGAGGCGGCTGGGATGCCCAGCGGCGACCTCCGCAAGGGAGACTGCTTCTCCGTGCCGGGCGGACTCTCGGGAGGGGAGATCGAGCGCGTCGACGGCGTTCCCTGCGCCGACGATCACGACTTTCGCGTCGTCGGTGTGGTGGAGGTGACCGGTGACGGTCATCCCGGCCAGTCTGCCCTCGACGGGCTCGCCCTGGATGCCTGCCCGGCTGCCTTCGAGAGCCGCGTCGGTGCTCCCTTCCACGACTCCGAGGTGGCGATGATCTGGCTGACCCCGACCGGCGACTCGTGGCGCGCCGGGGCTCGGACGATCCAGTGCATCGTGAGCGATCTCGCCACACCAACCCGTGACGACACCGGCGCCATCGTCGCCGCCGGCGAGAGCACCGTGTTCGGCCTGCGCCAGGGTGACTGCTACGACGACCCGACGACGGCGGATGGGCTGACCATCACCGCGGTGCCCTGTGCCGAGCCCCACGACAACGAGATGTTCCACCGCTTCACGCTCCCGGCGGGCCCCTTCCCCGGTGACGACGCCCAGACCGACATCGACGCCTCGTGCCTGGAGGCCTTCGAGGACTTCACCGGTGCCCCGCACCGTGCCACGCCTCTCGAGTTCTTCACCGATTGGCCCACCGAGCAGCTGTGGGAGATGGGCGACCGGGACATCCACTGCGTGCTGTTCGCCTCGAACGGCTCGAAGCTCACCGGCTCGATGGCCGGCTCAGGAGCCTGA
- a CDS encoding MBL fold metallo-hydrolase, protein MPDVSVTPLGHDLYQIDAFMHDEEHRLACYLFDTPNRVLIECGPSSSIHNLYDALASIGVDDVAVMAVSHIHLDHAGGAGHFAERFPNARIGVHAKGAPHLSSPDRLWASAERIYGTEGMLRLWGMMEPIDPDRLLILDEGSRIPLGGRRFVEVMYTPGHAKHHIVFFEDDSGGGFIGDAVGIAFPHGHMVQPVTPPPDFDPHLVDQQLARIARRDPAFLGFAHYGVRKGSTEHLRQASDRLWDWVRWVEAAGVERDLTAAMREWVLSGYRDEGYDEETIDQYDRNTFWPMQAQGIQRWLRLRDSA, encoded by the coding sequence ATGCCCGATGTGTCGGTGACACCACTGGGACATGACCTGTACCAGATCGACGCCTTCATGCACGACGAGGAGCACCGCCTCGCCTGCTACCTGTTCGACACGCCGAACCGTGTGCTGATCGAGTGCGGACCGTCGAGTTCGATCCACAACCTCTACGACGCTCTCGCATCCATCGGCGTCGACGACGTCGCGGTGATGGCGGTCTCCCACATCCACCTCGACCATGCCGGCGGCGCCGGACACTTCGCCGAACGCTTCCCGAACGCCCGCATCGGCGTCCACGCCAAGGGCGCCCCTCACCTGAGCTCGCCGGATCGCCTCTGGGCGAGTGCCGAACGCATCTACGGGACCGAGGGCATGCTCCGCCTCTGGGGCATGATGGAGCCCATCGATCCTGACCGGTTGCTGATCCTCGACGAGGGGAGCCGGATCCCACTGGGAGGGCGACGCTTCGTCGAGGTGATGTACACGCCAGGCCACGCCAAGCATCACATCGTGTTCTTCGAGGACGACAGCGGCGGGGGCTTCATCGGCGACGCCGTGGGGATCGCCTTCCCGCACGGCCACATGGTGCAGCCGGTCACTCCCCCACCGGACTTCGACCCCCATCTGGTCGACCAGCAACTCGCCCGTATCGCCCGACGCGATCCGGCCTTTCTGGGGTTCGCCCACTACGGCGTCAGGAAGGGCAGCACCGAGCACCTGCGGCAGGCCTCGGACCGGCTCTGGGACTGGGTGAGATGGGTGGAGGCTGCCGGAGTGGAGCGTGATCTCACCGCGGCGATGCGGGAGTGGGTCCTCTCCGGATACCGCGACGAGGGGTACGACGAGGAGACGATCGACCAGTACGACCGCAACACCTTCTGGCCGATGCAGGCACAGGGCATTCAGCGCTGGTTGCGGCTGCGGGACTCTGCCTGA
- a CDS encoding DNA-3-methyladenine glycosylase, with product MTELERLLSGPVVTAAQGLLGRRLESRSGGKVVAVVITELEAYGGADDPASHAHRGPTARNRSMFGPPGTLYVYRSYGIHWCMNVVIGPEGVASAVLLRGGKPVEGEATMVERRGRSDVLARGPGRLTQALGVSGDLDGSSVFDGPVSIVGVPQPDLTWTATPRIGISRATDRPWRFLLSGS from the coding sequence GTGACCGAGCTCGAGCGGTTGCTGAGCGGCCCGGTCGTGACGGCGGCGCAGGGCCTGCTCGGGCGCAGGCTGGAGTCCCGAAGCGGTGGGAAGGTCGTCGCCGTCGTCATCACCGAGCTGGAGGCCTACGGCGGCGCCGATGACCCTGCGAGCCACGCCCACCGTGGGCCGACAGCGCGGAACCGCAGCATGTTCGGGCCGCCTGGCACGCTGTACGTATACCGCAGCTACGGGATCCATTGGTGCATGAATGTTGTCATCGGCCCCGAGGGGGTGGCGTCGGCCGTGCTGTTACGCGGCGGGAAACCGGTGGAGGGCGAAGCGACGATGGTGGAGCGACGGGGCAGGTCCGACGTCCTGGCGCGGGGGCCGGGACGCCTCACCCAGGCGCTCGGCGTGAGTGGAGACCTCGATGGATCGTCGGTGTTCGACGGACCGGTGTCGATCGTCGGCGTTCCTCAACCGGATCTGACCTGGACGGCAACACCTCGGATCGGCATCTCCCGTGCGACCGACCGACCCTGGAGGTTCCTCCTCTCAGGCTCCTGA